The genome window TCATGGTCTGGTCAAACGTAATGTTGAATTTCTCCTGCAAAACCTCCATAGCACGGCCTTTATTGGCTTTTTTGTGCGAAATGTCCAGCCAGATCGGCCCTGAGATTTTTACTTGCAAATTGTCTTCAAAATGCTTGTAATGCGGATAGCTGTTCACTTCCGAACCAGCCAAGTCGCAAAGCGTAAATTTCAGGAATTGGTCATCTTCCACTTTTGTCAGATCTTCAACAATCTCATATCTCTCAAAATACAGTTTTAAATGGTTGATGAATTCAGGCTCGTCATTTTCTACGTAAGCCTTTTTCTTTCCACAGATCACTGCATATGTGTCCTTAATCGGGCGTGAAATCTGCACCAGTTCCCGCACAATGTCTGCTTCAATGGGTTGAATGTGGATTTCCTCATCTTTAAAGACAACGTAGCTGCCATTTTCAGCAGCAAAAATCACCTCGTCTTTTACTTGTTCCAATGCTTTGGCCAGATTGAAATATTGGCGCCCGCTCGCGGCGACGAAAATGACGCCGTTGTCTCTTAATTTTCTGAAAACGGGGAAGAAAGATTCGTGTATTTCGTGTTTGGAGTTCAAAAGCGTGCCGTCCATGTCGGTCGCTACAAGCCTGATATCGGAAAAAGTCATATTGAATGCTAATGTTCTGCTTAAATCAAGCCAAATATACTGGCTAAGGTTCCGTTTTTTGTATTATTAAAATATCCTGAGTTGAGAAACGAATGATTTTCAGCGCCTCCGAACCCGCGGAAATGTTTTGCTGTTCCCTCCATACATCCATCCACACCGTTTGATACACATTACCAGCTCCATGAAATTTTCGAAACACTATCTGGCAGCATTTATCTCATTTGTAATCTGGGGGTTTTTCAGTCTGGCATTGAAACCGTTAAAGGCTTACGCTTCGCTTGATATTCTCTTTTACCGCGTCTTTTTGTGTGCCGTTATCATGGCTGTGATCAGCCTGTTCGTTAGGGTAAAAGTGTTGAAGGAAAATGTGAAAACGTTCCGTCAGATGCCTTCTGAGCAGAGAAAACGGGTCACATTACTGACGCTCGCAGGTGGCATATTACTGACCGCAAACTGGTTTTTCTTCATTTACGTGATGAACCACATCAGTGTGAAAGCGGCGTCCTTTGCTTACCTAGTCTGTCCCATTATGACAACCGTGATTGCGTATTTTGTATTAAATGAAAAATTGAGCAAATGGCAGTGGGCAGCAGTTTCACTGAGCATAGTAAGCTGTATGTTGCTGTCTTTCAGTAATGTTGCCGATATTGCTTACAGTCTTATCGTTGCGCTTTCTTATGCATTTTATCTGGTCAGTCAGCGTAAGAATGTGGGTATGGATAAATTTTTGGTCCTGACCGTCCAGATCATTTTCTCGGCCCTGATCCTGCTTCCGTTCTATCCGCAATACAGCGAAGCATTGCCAACCGAATTTTCATTTTACGCGTTGATATTTGTGATCGCGGTGCTGTTTACCATCGTTCCGCTGTATATGAACCTGTACGCGTTGCAGAGCGTAACTTCATCTACTATGGGCATCTTATTGTATATCAATCCGTTGATGAATTTCTTCATTGCGCTTGTGTACTTTCATGAGCCCATCAATTCCATTCAGATTACCGCTTATTCGCTGATCTTACTTTCAATTGTGGTTTTTAATGAGCGGTTTATATTTGGAAGAAGGCGCGCTGCTTTGGGTTAAGGTTTTTGGTAAACCAATGAGTTGATAAAGCCGCTGTAAAAGGATCTTTGAAAAATCGTTTTAAAACCAGCCTTACTGAACAACATTGCGGTGTCGGGCAGCTTTTTTGCTTCCACTTCTGAAAGGATTCCGAAGAACAAATACATGGATTTCAGCAGCCATTTCTGCCAAAATTTACCGGGCTTTTCTTCCACATTAAAATCCGTAAAAAGCCAGATTCCATTTGAAATAAGAATGTTATGGAGGTTTTGAAAAGCGACTTCCGCTTTATCCTGTTTGAAATTATCAAACAAAAATGAGGTGATAATAACATCAAATTGATGAGCAGATTGGAATGACTCGACAGCTGCGTGAATGAACCGGACATTATTATTCCCGGCATCGCGCTTCCTGGCTATATCCAGCATTTTCTCCGACATTTCAATGTAGGTAATGTCAATGTTATATGGCCGTATGCGTGATATTTCTTCCAGAACCGCGCCCGTTCCTCCGCCTGCAATGAGAATGTTCGCTCTCTCCGGAATGAAGTGCAGAACGGAGCGTTGGGCATCCGTCAGCGCATTTCCGAACACCAGCTTTGAAAGCCCGTCATAAAACCCCGCAACCCGGTCGTAATTGTTTTTCATGACCTTAATGATAAGTAAAAAAGCTTCCTGTAATTCCACAGATGGCTTTTACCAGCAGTAATCCGTCAATCACGATGAGATAGAATAGCACGCTTTTGGGTTTTTGTAACGCAAAAGCGACGCCCAGCAGGCAAACAAACGGAAGCAAATTGAGCATCAATGTGGGTGTGCTCAGCCGTTGGAAAAATGCGAACGAAAGGAACGAAAGCAATCCGATCAGCAGCAGCGGAACGAGCACATAAACGATCGTATTACTCAGCCCGATCCGCACGGCGAACGTTTTCAGTTGAATGTTGGCATCGTCCTCATAGTCTTTCATATCAAACATAATCGCATTCACCGTACAGAACATCCAGTTTTTTACAAATAACCAAAACATGAAAATGGGCTCATGAACCACAATTCCCTGCTCGATACGCAGCATGGTAATGGGAAACACATTCACGAAACCGGCCCACACAAAGCCGATAACAAATGCTTTCAGCCAGCCCGTATTGCGAAGGTTGAACGAGATAAGCGACTTGGGAAGCAGTCCGTAGTAAAGGATTGCCGCGCCGGGAATGCTTAGGAGCAAAAGCCAATTTGCTAGCGGCAAATGCAGTAATTTTGTAAAATCCCGGATCAAAAACCAGCCGCTGATCCCCGCACAAATCGTAAAAAGCACATATTGACTAATCCGCGTAAAGTTGTAATGCGTGCGATACCATTCCGTTCTCGGATTGCTCGAAAACGCAGTGCCCGGTGGGATGGAGTAGGCAATGGTGTAGTAAAAAACCGTGGCACAAAAAATAAGAATGTAGTAGGGAACAGCATTAAATGGCAGCCTGAGCTGGAACATGGTTTCGAGCGACAATGCCACTGCCAGCAGGCCAACGAAATAGTTTGCGAAGAAAACAAACGAAACAATTTTCCTAACCATTATCCGAACCTTTATCGCTATTTCCTATCTTAGGAATTAGATTAATTGTTAAACCAACATTTCCATGAAAAAAGTCTCCTTTGTTTTCCTGTTGTTTTTTGCCGTTCAGATCCAGCCTGGCTTTTCACAAAGCAAAGATCCGGTGGTTGAAAACATTGTTAAAGAAGCAACCGAAAATTCACAACTGGAAAAATTGGCGCACGAATTAATGGACGTCATCGGGCCAAGGCTCGTAGGCTCGCCGCAAATGATGCAGGCACACGAGTGGGCAGTGGCGAAATACAAAGGCTGGAACATTACAGCGAAAAACGAAAAGTGGGGTGAATGGCGCGGCTGGGAACGCGGCGTGTCACACATTGATATGGTGGCGCCGCGCGTAAAATCGCTCGAAGGCATGCAGCTGGCGTGGAGCCCTGGCACGGGTGGAAAAACGGTTACAGCTGACGTGATCATTCTCCCGGATGTGGCTGATTCACTGGCTTTTCAGAAATGGTTGCCCACTGCCAAAGGCAAATTTGTCATGATCAGCATGAACCAGCCAACGGGCCGTCCGGACTATAACTGGCAGGAATTCGGTACAAAAGAATCATTTGAAAAAATGAAAAAAGACCGAGATGCACAAACTGAAGCCTGGGCAAACCGCATGAAAAAAAGCGGTTATAATGCGCGAACATTGCCGCTGGCACTGGAAAAAGCTGGGGCAGCAGGCGTGGTTATGTCTTATTGGTCAAAGGGTTTTGGTGCAAATAAAATTTTTGGTGCTTATACAAAGGCAATCCCCACCATTGACATTTCTCTGGAAGATTACGGCTTGTTATATCGCCTGTCGGAATCGGGTCATACGCCTAAAATCAGCGTTCGGGCGGATGCGAAAGAAACGGGCGTAAGCCAGACATTCAATACAATTGGCGAAATAAAAGGCTCAGAAAAACCGAATGAATATGTGATCCTTTCCGCACATTTCGATTCCTGGGATGGCGGAACTGGTGCTACGGACAACGGAACGGGCACCATTGTGATGATGGAAGCCATGCGTATACTCAAAAAAGTATATCCGAATCCCAAAAGAACAATCCTGGTCGGACATTGGGGAAGCGAAGAGCAAGGGCTGAATGGCTCGCGCGCATTTGTGGAAGATCACCCGGAAATTGTGCAGAATATTCAGGCGGTTTTCAATCAGGATAATGGCACGGGACGGGTTATTAATCTCTCTGGTCAAGGTTTTCTGAATTCCTACGACTACCTGGGCCGCTGGCTCTCCAAGGTTCCGGAGAACATTAAAGCGCCTATCGAATCTAAATTCCCCGGTGCACCCGGCGCGGGCGGCTCTGATTTTGCCTCATTTGTGGCAGCAGGAGCACCCGCATTCTCATTAAGCTCCTTGAACTGGTCCTACGGAACCTATACATGGCACACCAACCGCGACACGTACGACAAAATCGTGTTCGATGATGTGCGGAGCAATGCAATTCTTGCCGCTATAATGGCTTACCAAGCCAGTGAAGATCCCGCCAAAACATCTCGCGAAAAGAGCGTTCTGCCACTAAATTCAAAAGGGGAGCCGGGAGCATGGCCGGAGCCAAGAAAGCCGACACGTCGTGGCGGTTTGGATTAGGAATTGTTTTATTTGTCGTGCCGGGCAGTTGTGAGACAGGGAGTTGAAAATGTTTTAACTGATTTTTAACATATAATGCAGATTAAACAAATATCAGAGGCATCGGAAGATCTGTTGCTGATTCGTCCGTTTGAACAAGGTTTTGAACCCGAAAATCAAAATATGTTCAAGGCTGAAAAAGGTGAAATGTGGTGGTATTCTTCGCGTGAGCTCTGGATCGGGTTGGGCAAATCGCCACAGCTTCCGGCTATCATTAAAATTTTCAGGTCGCTGTTTTTCAAACGTAAAGACCGCTGGCCTGAGAAGATTGTTCTGGATTGCAAAGTCCGCACGCCGGAATGGATCGAAAATGCGGTGAACGGAATCATAATAGGCGGTTACGATCTGCAACTTTATAAAACAGAACCCAAACCATTAAGTGCCTTTTTCAATACCGGAACATTATCTGTATTGACCGAAAACCATTCGCCGGAGATCGACAAAGCATTGATTGTCGCTCAAAAAACAGCGCTGGTTCAGATGCGGATCATGGACCTGATGAATGCGCCCTCTAACTATAAAACCCCCGCAACATTAGCCCAGTGGGCAACCGAATCAGGAGAGAAAAACGGTTATAAAGTGACTGTGCTGGACAAATCCAGGCTTGAAGAGCTGGGTATGCACGCATTGCTGGCCGTTGGGAAAGGCAGTGAGGCTCCGCCTTTAATGATCGTTTCCGAATATGAGCCCGAACATTATACCAAAACCATTGCATTGGTCGGTAAGGGCGTAACATTTGATACGGGTGGGATTTCTATCAAGACTTCTGCCAATATGCATTTGATGAAGAGCGATATGGGTGGTGCGGCGGCTGTTTTGGGGGCCGTGGAACTGGCTGCGCAATTGAAGATGCCGGTTAGGATCATTGGCGTAATTCCATCCACCGAAAACAGCGTCGACGGACTTTCGATGAAACCCGGGGACGTAATCGGTTCCTATTCAGGCAAAACCATCGAGGTGATTGATACGGATGCAGAAGGCAGATTGATTCTTGCCGATGGGCTTAGTTATGCAGTCAGGACTTTCAAACCAGACGTTGTCATTGATCTGGCGACATTAACAGGCAGTGTGATCCAGACATTGGGTTACGAAGCTGCGGGGCTTTTTACGCCTAACAATGAGCTCGCAGAAGCATTGACCCAAGCAGGTGACAACACAGGCGAAAGAATGTGGAGGCTGCCCGTTTGGGATTCGTATAAAGAAGAAATTGCTTCGGACATCGCCGATGTGAAGAATTATCATGGAAAACCATTGGCAGGAGCCATCGTAGCGGCCAAATTCCTGGAAGCATTCACGGATGAACACCCCGCCTGGGCGCATCTGGACATTGCCGGAACGGCATTTGGAGATACAGAATTTGCTCCCGGCAGGGCAGGCACAGCCTACGGCGTGCGGTTGTTGCGTGCTTATTTGGCAGCGATAATTTAAAATGCCTTTCCCTTGCCTAACTGGTTCTTTTTGCTAGATTTGAAGAAGCAAGTTTTGGTTTAAACATTCAGAATTTTTATAAGCTATTACTCACGAAAGCTTAATTTTATGACCCGAGCGCTTACTTTTCTTTGCATATCGACGTACTTCAAGGGCAACGATTTTCTGAAAGCTTTAAAGGATTCCGGTAACAAGGTTTTCCTGATTACGGCCAGGAAGTTGGAGCAAAAGCCATGGGTCAGGGACGCGATTGACGAGTTTTTTTTTGTGGAGGAAGGGGAAGACGGCAAGTATAACATGAACGAGATCATTAACGGTCTCGCTTACGTCATGCGCTCCCGGCCAATCGACCGCGTAGTGGCGCTGGATGATTTTGATGTTGAAAAAGCAGCCCATATCCGTGAATATTTCCGCATTCCAGGCATGGGGCAAACCACTGGTCGCTATTTCCGGGATAAGCTGGCCATGCGCACCAAAGCGGCCGAGTCGGGTATTCTTGTTCCGGGTTTTTCTGCGCTTTTCAATGATGACGCTATTAATGAATTTATTGAAAAATATCCGGGTCCGTGGATGATCAAACCTCGGTCTGAGGCTTCTGCTACGGGGATTAAAAAGATGGAAGATGCCGTAGAGCTGTGGGAAACCATTCACCAGCTCGGTGATAAAAGGCATGCTTACCTTGTGGAGCAGTACAAGCCCGGGGACGTATATCACGTGGATTCCATTTCTTACAACGGCCGGGTTATCTTTTCCTGGAACAGCAAATATCTGGCGCCACCTTTCGACGTAGCGCACGGCGGCGGCATTTTCAGGTCGGTAACTGTTCCTTTTGATTCTTCGGAGGAGCATGCACTGGAAACATTGGCCGTGGATCTTTTGAAAGCCTTTGGATTAAAGCACAGCGCTTCGCATACGGAAGTGATCCGGTGCCATGATGATGGGAAATATTATTTCCTGGAAACGTCTTCACGCGTAGGCGGGGCGAATCTTTCTGAAATGGTTGAGGCGTCTTCCGGTATCAATCTTTGGAAAGAGTGGGCGAAAATGGAGACTGCCGAAGCAAAAGGCGACAATTACAAGTTGCCGCCAGTAAGAAAAGATTATTCAGGCATCATTATCTCACTAGCGAGACAGGAATGGCCGGATTTGTCTGTTTTCAATGATCCTGAAATCGTATGGCGCATGAACGAGCCTTACCATGTAGGGTTGGTTGTCAGAGCCAAAACCCGTGATAAGGTTATTGAGTTATTGGATAAATACGCAGACATTATCCAGCAGGATTACCATGCATCGCTGCCTGTTCCGGAGCGTCCTTCGCATTAGGTAAGCCACTAAGTTATATCATTAAAGCACTCAGATTGTATTAATTATGCGTACAATCGGAGTGCTTTTTTTTGTTCTGATTTTGCATTCACGATCCTTAACCTAACTATTTTGAACAATGTACAATTTTACGAAATCACTTTGCTGGGTCTTCATGTTGGTGCTGGCATTTGCCGGCTGTAAGGATGACAAAGAAATTGAGCCAAAAAATGCCCTGATGCACGATGGAAGGGAGTTTGAAATATCAAAAGGACTGCTGGTCCATTTAGGTGAATATCCCGAAGGCGGAAGCGGCCAGGTGTTATTCCTATCTTCCGAAGGTGTAAAAATTCAGGAATCAGGCGGCCATATTGATTCTATTTACGGGGTTGGTCACGCGATTTATTTCAGGCTGGTTAGTGCTTCGGCGAATGCCTTGGATGAAGGAGAATACACATTTGACAACGACTTCACAATAGAAGTACGAACCTTCTTTGAACCTTACGTAGTGTTTAACAGCAATTTCGCCGCCGAAGACGGCGAGTACTACGAGCTCTACGAAGGCAAGCTAACCGTAAAAAAAGACGGCCCCAACTACATCCTGGACGTAGATTGCATAGAAAGAAATGGCAAACACGTCACCGCTCACTACAAAGGCCCGCTGACGTTTTATGATGAAAAA of Dyadobacter chenhuakuii contains these proteins:
- a CDS encoding M20/M25/M40 family metallo-hydrolase; its protein translation is MKKVSFVFLLFFAVQIQPGFSQSKDPVVENIVKEATENSQLEKLAHELMDVIGPRLVGSPQMMQAHEWAVAKYKGWNITAKNEKWGEWRGWERGVSHIDMVAPRVKSLEGMQLAWSPGTGGKTVTADVIILPDVADSLAFQKWLPTAKGKFVMISMNQPTGRPDYNWQEFGTKESFEKMKKDRDAQTEAWANRMKKSGYNARTLPLALEKAGAAGVVMSYWSKGFGANKIFGAYTKAIPTIDISLEDYGLLYRLSESGHTPKISVRADAKETGVSQTFNTIGEIKGSEKPNEYVILSAHFDSWDGGTGATDNGTGTIVMMEAMRILKKVYPNPKRTILVGHWGSEEQGLNGSRAFVEDHPEIVQNIQAVFNQDNGTGRVINLSGQGFLNSYDYLGRWLSKVPENIKAPIESKFPGAPGAGGSDFASFVAAGAPAFSLSSLNWSYGTYTWHTNRDTYDKIVFDDVRSNAILAAIMAYQASEDPAKTSREKSVLPLNSKGEPGAWPEPRKPTRRGGLD
- a CDS encoding HAD family hydrolase, coding for MTFSDIRLVATDMDGTLLNSKHEIHESFFPVFRKLRDNGVIFVAASGRQYFNLAKALEQVKDEVIFAAENGSYVVFKDEEIHIQPIEADIVRELVQISRPIKDTYAVICGKKKAYVENDEPEFINHLKLYFERYEIVEDLTKVEDDQFLKFTLCDLAGSEVNSYPHYKHFEDNLQVKISGPIWLDISHKKANKGRAMEVLQEKFNITFDQTMIFGDYLNDLEMLTKGHYSYAMANAHPDIKKIARFIAKSNDENGVVEVLSEITD
- a CDS encoding EamA family transporter, with product MKFSKHYLAAFISFVIWGFFSLALKPLKAYASLDILFYRVFLCAVIMAVISLFVRVKVLKENVKTFRQMPSEQRKRVTLLTLAGGILLTANWFFFIYVMNHISVKAASFAYLVCPIMTTVIAYFVLNEKLSKWQWAAVSLSIVSCMLLSFSNVADIAYSLIVALSYAFYLVSQRKNVGMDKFLVLTVQIIFSALILLPFYPQYSEALPTEFSFYALIFVIAVLFTIVPLYMNLYALQSVTSSTMGILLYINPLMNFFIALVYFHEPINSIQITAYSLILLSIVVFNERFIFGRRRAALG
- a CDS encoding UbiA family prenyltransferase translates to MVRKIVSFVFFANYFVGLLAVALSLETMFQLRLPFNAVPYYILIFCATVFYYTIAYSIPPGTAFSSNPRTEWYRTHYNFTRISQYVLFTICAGISGWFLIRDFTKLLHLPLANWLLLLSIPGAAILYYGLLPKSLISFNLRNTGWLKAFVIGFVWAGFVNVFPITMLRIEQGIVVHEPIFMFWLFVKNWMFCTVNAIMFDMKDYEDDANIQLKTFAVRIGLSNTIVYVLVPLLLIGLLSFLSFAFFQRLSTPTLMLNLLPFVCLLGVAFALQKPKSVLFYLIVIDGLLLVKAICGITGSFFTYH
- a CDS encoding class I SAM-dependent methyltransferase; its protein translation is MKNNYDRVAGFYDGLSKLVFGNALTDAQRSVLHFIPERANILIAGGGTGAVLEEISRIRPYNIDITYIEMSEKMLDIARKRDAGNNNVRFIHAAVESFQSAHQFDVIITSFLFDNFKQDKAEVAFQNLHNILISNGIWLFTDFNVEEKPGKFWQKWLLKSMYLFFGILSEVEAKKLPDTAMLFSKAGFKTIFQRSFYSGFINSLVYQKP
- a CDS encoding leucyl aminopeptidase family protein — encoded protein: MQIKQISEASEDLLLIRPFEQGFEPENQNMFKAEKGEMWWYSSRELWIGLGKSPQLPAIIKIFRSLFFKRKDRWPEKIVLDCKVRTPEWIENAVNGIIIGGYDLQLYKTEPKPLSAFFNTGTLSVLTENHSPEIDKALIVAQKTALVQMRIMDLMNAPSNYKTPATLAQWATESGEKNGYKVTVLDKSRLEELGMHALLAVGKGSEAPPLMIVSEYEPEHYTKTIALVGKGVTFDTGGISIKTSANMHLMKSDMGGAAAVLGAVELAAQLKMPVRIIGVIPSTENSVDGLSMKPGDVIGSYSGKTIEVIDTDAEGRLILADGLSYAVRTFKPDVVIDLATLTGSVIQTLGYEAAGLFTPNNELAEALTQAGDNTGERMWRLPVWDSYKEEIASDIADVKNYHGKPLAGAIVAAKFLEAFTDEHPAWAHLDIAGTAFGDTEFAPGRAGTAYGVRLLRAYLAAII
- a CDS encoding ATP-grasp domain-containing protein; amino-acid sequence: MTRALTFLCISTYFKGNDFLKALKDSGNKVFLITARKLEQKPWVRDAIDEFFFVEEGEDGKYNMNEIINGLAYVMRSRPIDRVVALDDFDVEKAAHIREYFRIPGMGQTTGRYFRDKLAMRTKAAESGILVPGFSALFNDDAINEFIEKYPGPWMIKPRSEASATGIKKMEDAVELWETIHQLGDKRHAYLVEQYKPGDVYHVDSISYNGRVIFSWNSKYLAPPFDVAHGGGIFRSVTVPFDSSEEHALETLAVDLLKAFGLKHSASHTEVIRCHDDGKYYFLETSSRVGGANLSEMVEASSGINLWKEWAKMETAEAKGDNYKLPPVRKDYSGIIISLARQEWPDLSVFNDPEIVWRMNEPYHVGLVVRAKTRDKVIELLDKYADIIQQDYHASLPVPERPSH